The following are encoded together in the Pectobacterium punjabense genome:
- a CDS encoding AtuA-related protein, whose translation MKLREIAHSRTGDKGNTSNISLIAYRAEDYDVLKEKITAEKVKSWFADIVTGDVVRYELPSIGALNFVMYGALGGGVTRSLALDMHGKGLSSAILDIDI comes from the coding sequence ATGAAACTGCGTGAAATTGCTCACTCTCGTACCGGCGATAAAGGAAATACCTCCAATATTTCGCTGATTGCTTACCGTGCAGAAGATTACGACGTGCTGAAAGAGAAGATCACTGCCGAAAAAGTGAAATCCTGGTTTGCCGATATCGTGACGGGTGATGTCGTTCGCTATGAGTTACCGAGCATCGGCGCACTGAACTTCGTCATGTACGGCGCACTCGGCGGCGGTGTCACCCGCTCGCTGGCGCTGGACATGCACGGCAAAGGACTAAGCTCAGCCATACTGGATATCGATATTTAA
- the atoD gene encoding acetate CoA-transferase subunit alpha, which produces MNNKVIDASHFRSYLFDGMTIMFGGFMGVGTPKLLVDEIIKSGVSDLTLIGNDTGFVDTGVGPLIVSGQVKKLITSHIGTNPETGRRMLSGELDVELVPQGTLAERIRSGGAGLGGFLTPTGVGTIVEENKQKITINDITYLLELPIKADLAILQASIADTSGNLIYHLTARNFNPLIALAAKKVVAQCEQVIPVGQLAPECIVTPAALVDHLYLGEK; this is translated from the coding sequence ATGAACAATAAAGTCATTGATGCCAGCCATTTCCGTTCTTATTTATTTGACGGAATGACAATTATGTTCGGTGGTTTTATGGGCGTCGGAACACCGAAATTATTGGTAGATGAAATCATTAAATCCGGCGTCTCTGATTTAACCCTGATTGGAAATGATACCGGATTTGTCGATACCGGCGTTGGGCCGTTAATTGTCAGCGGTCAGGTAAAAAAACTGATTACTTCACACATTGGTACGAATCCAGAAACTGGACGCCGTATGCTCTCCGGTGAACTGGACGTAGAGCTAGTGCCACAAGGGACGCTGGCGGAACGCATTCGCAGCGGTGGCGCGGGGCTAGGCGGTTTTTTAACGCCAACCGGCGTTGGCACCATCGTCGAAGAAAATAAGCAAAAAATAACCATTAACGATATTACTTATTTATTAGAACTGCCCATTAAGGCCGATCTCGCCATATTACAGGCCAGCATTGCCGACACCAGCGGAAATCTTATTTATCACCTCACCGCCCGTAATTTTAACCCGCTCATTGCGCTTGCCGCGAAGAAAGTCGTGGCGCAATGCGAGCAGGTTATTCCGGTTGGTCAATTAGCACCGGAATGTATTGTCACCCCAGCCGCGCTGGTCGATCACCTGTATTTGGGAGAGAAATAA
- a CDS encoding 3-oxoacid CoA-transferase subunit B, with the protein MDAKELIARRVAQELKNGDVVNLGIGLPTKVANYVPHGIEVTFQSENGFLGLGAVTEPDGNLVNAGGQACGMVPGAAMFDSAFSFALIRGGHVDVCVLGGLQVDEHGNLANWMVPGKMVPGMGGAMDLVVGAKKVIIALEHCAKNGDAKLLHQCTYPLTAANKVSMVVTELAVFQFIDRQMVLTEISPNITVDELRQKTEANFIVSADLQPFSIH; encoded by the coding sequence ATGGATGCGAAAGAATTAATCGCCCGCCGCGTCGCGCAGGAACTGAAAAACGGTGACGTGGTGAATTTAGGTATTGGCTTACCCACCAAAGTGGCGAATTACGTGCCGCACGGCATCGAAGTCACTTTCCAATCAGAGAACGGCTTTTTGGGACTCGGCGCGGTTACCGAACCGGATGGCAATCTGGTTAACGCCGGGGGTCAGGCATGCGGCATGGTGCCTGGTGCGGCCATGTTCGACAGCGCGTTTTCCTTTGCGCTAATTCGTGGCGGTCATGTCGATGTCTGCGTGTTGGGCGGTTTGCAGGTCGATGAACATGGCAACCTCGCCAACTGGATGGTACCGGGAAAAATGGTGCCCGGCATGGGCGGCGCAATGGATCTGGTTGTCGGCGCCAAGAAGGTCATCATCGCCCTTGAGCACTGCGCCAAAAATGGCGATGCGAAGTTATTGCATCAGTGCACCTACCCACTGACCGCCGCCAATAAAGTCAGCATGGTCGTCACTGAACTGGCGGTCTTCCAGTTTATCGACAGGCAAATGGTGCTGACCGAAATCAGCCCGAACATCACCGTGGACGAGCTGCGCCAGAAAACCGAGGCGAACTTCATCGTGTCCGCCGATTTACAACCCTTCAGCATTCATTAA